From the Caldisericia bacterium genome, the window TTCAAAGGTGAAAACATCTTACACCGGTGAGCTTTTAAGAAAAATCCTAAAGATGGGATAGTTTTTTTAAAACTTTCATTTTCTCAGTGTATCCAAGTTTTGCCTTTTCAACAGCAGTTCTTAATATCTCTATTGATTCATCGTATGTTTTTCTATCCACAGGATATGGATATCCATCTTTTCCTCCATGGGCAAAGGAAAAACTCACAGGGTCTTTGAAGGAAAGGTCTGAACCAAATATAAGATGTGAAAGTAGCGCCAACGCCCTTAAAGTTTTTGCCCCCACTCCTTTTACAAGTAGAAGTTCCTCAAAACTATTTAGGGGTAATTCCTTTAATTTTGCCACTATATTCATAAGTCTTTTTTCATTATAATCTTCAAAGAATATTGGGTGATGGTATGGAAATTTTATCTTCTGAAATTTTATCTTCTTGACATCTTTTATCCTACCCAACTCCTTTAGTGAAATTTCTTTTGATATTTTAACAATCTCTTTTCTTGTGGATTCTATACTTGAATCGATAAGATTTAATGGTTTTTCTTTTCTTTCAGAGACTATACCCTTATGAGGATCACTCACAAAACTCTTTACCTCATCTGATAACCAGTGATACCTTCTTGCAAACCTACCTTCTATTTTCATCCCCTGCTCAATTACTGCCCATTTCCCATCCTTTGTGTATATAAAAAAGTGATGATATATTGAGAAACCATCCTGAAGTCCATGGGAGTCCACCTTTGCCACAAGTCTTGATATCCTTTTAAGTTCATTTGCTGTTTTAAAATTTATAAATCCCCTCTCTCCCCATCTCTCTATATCTTCAGGCGTCTTTATTCCTCTTTTTCCTTTACCTCCTGCAAAGAATATACCAATCTCTCCCTCGATGTTTTTAAGTCCCTCTTTTAATGCACCTGTAACTGTTGTTGTAATACCAGATGAATGCCAATCAAAGCCAAGTATGCATCCAAAGGATTGAAACCAAACTGGATCAGAAATTCTTTTTATAAACTCGTCTCTACCAAAGTTTATAACTATTGAAAGGGTAATCTCCCTTGCAAGCTTAACCATACGAGAGAAAAGCCATTTTGGTGCCTTACCTCCATGAAGAGGTAAATCTGCATAACCTCTTCTCATTCTACATTAACTTCTAAAATCCAATTTTCCTCTGAAAGATTTCCTACAAGTTCATCAATCTTAAGGTCTTTGGGAACGCTTATATAAAGAATTATATTTAGATATGTCTCCCCTCTCTCAAATTTTACATTCTCTATATTTATTCCATGCTCTCCAAGAATTGTTCCAATTTTTCCAAGTTGACCTGGTTCATCTGTAACTTTAACCATAAGAATCCTTTTCTTCCTATCCTTTTTTCCAAAAGTCTCAATCTCAAAATTCCTTAAAAGTATTAGAGTGAGGAATGTTAAAAGGGAGACAAGAAAAGCGAGTAAATAGA encodes:
- a CDS encoding DUF763 domain-containing protein, which codes for MRRGYADLPLHGGKAPKWLFSRMVKLAREITLSIVINFGRDEFIKRISDPVWFQSFGCILGFDWHSSGITTTVTGALKEGLKNIEGEIGIFFAGGKGKRGIKTPEDIERWGERGFINFKTANELKRISRLVAKVDSHGLQDGFSIYHHFFIYTKDGKWAVIEQGMKIEGRFARRYHWLSDEVKSFVSDPHKGIVSERKEKPLNLIDSSIESTRKEIVKISKEISLKELGRIKDVKKIKFQKIKFPYHHPIFFEDYNEKRLMNIVAKLKELPLNSFEELLLVKGVGAKTLRALALLSHLIFGSDLSFKDPVSFSFAHGGKDGYPYPVDRKTYDESIEILRTAVEKAKLGYTEKMKVLKKLSHL